In the Flavisolibacter tropicus genome, one interval contains:
- a CDS encoding bifunctional 5,10-methylenetetrahydrofolate dehydrogenase/5,10-methenyltetrahydrofolate cyclohydrolase has product MQLLNGKEASQAIKDELKIEVAQLATHGNAVPHLVAILVGNNGASETYVAAKVKACEEVGFRSTLIRFEDTVPARQLLDKIRELNTDIEVDGILVQLPLPDHISAEEVINTIDPSKDVDGFHPATVGKMVLGQPTFIPATPYGILLLLEHYKIDTKGKHAVVIGRSHIVGRPISILLSNPGNPGNCTVTVCHSHTKNLAEICRTGDIIIAALGRPEFVKADMVKDGAIIIDVGITRVEDATKKSGFKLKGDVDFEAVAPKCSYITPVPGGVGPMTIAALLKNTFKACTMKQEG; this is encoded by the coding sequence ATGCAATTATTGAACGGAAAAGAAGCTTCTCAAGCAATCAAAGACGAATTAAAGATTGAAGTAGCACAATTGGCTACACATGGCAATGCTGTCCCACACCTGGTAGCCATACTGGTGGGTAACAACGGCGCCAGCGAAACCTATGTGGCCGCTAAAGTAAAAGCCTGCGAAGAAGTAGGTTTCCGTTCTACACTTATCCGTTTTGAAGATACTGTACCAGCACGCCAGCTTCTGGATAAGATTCGTGAACTAAATACAGATATTGAAGTAGATGGTATTTTAGTACAATTACCACTCCCCGACCATATATCAGCAGAAGAAGTAATCAATACCATAGATCCATCTAAAGATGTGGATGGCTTTCACCCTGCTACAGTGGGTAAAATGGTATTAGGTCAGCCCACGTTCATTCCTGCCACTCCTTATGGCATTTTGCTTTTATTAGAACATTATAAAATAGATACAAAGGGTAAGCATGCCGTAGTTATTGGCCGCAGCCATATCGTTGGCCGCCCTATCAGCATTTTATTGAGCAATCCTGGCAATCCCGGCAACTGTACCGTTACGGTTTGTCACTCACACACAAAGAACCTGGCAGAGATCTGTCGCACTGGCGATATCATTATTGCTGCCCTGGGCCGTCCAGAGTTTGTAAAAGCAGATATGGTAAAAGATGGCGCCATCATCATTGACGTAGGTATTACCCGTGTAGAAGATGCCACCAAAAAATCGGGCTTTAAACTGAAAGGCGATGTAGACTTTGAAGCCGTAGCTCCCAAATGTTCCTACATTACCCCCGTGCCTGGTGGTGTGGGCCCTATGACCATTGCGGCCTTATTGAAAAATACCTTCAAGGCCTGCACGATGAAGCAGGAAGGGTAA
- a CDS encoding OmpA family protein: MNHLKAIISFCLVSSSLMSVAQYDASKVNKKAIEAYTRGLENAQEDRYNEAIQDLQEAIQRDPKYVEAYLSLAGVYGQMKNREQSVATYEKAFTIDSNYTSDFRLPYSINLAGMGQFDKALQTIDALLAKSNLNPNTRKAAEYRRKTYQFALDYAKQHPAGNYVFAPQNLGDEINTKESEYFPSIPIESDKLVFTRRLRGMNEDFFGSMRQNGKWITAQPLPGNINTPMNEGAQNISQDGTMLIFTGCNREGGVGGCDIYISYLTRNGWSEAINLGNKVNSEGWDSQPSLSPDKRDLYFASKRPGGLGGSDIYVTHLQSNGRWSEPENMGPGINTSGDEFSPFIHADNQTLYFTSNGLPGYGDEDLFVTRRGADGKWGTPQNLGYPINTINEEGTIFVAADSKTAYYSSDRSDSRGGLDIYSFELRDDIRPFKTLWIKGKVFDKNTNAGLPSAVELIDLETKQTLSKVQTDETGNYLITLPTGKDYAFNVNRRGYLFYSDNYSLKNKTADSTYEKNIPLQPIEANASVVLRNIFFDFNKYELKPESQIELDKVVQLLQDNPTVKIQIEGHTDNIGNAADNLKLSENRAKAAIAYISSKGIDPKRLASKGFGATKPIADNKIEEGRAQNRRTELKVVSR; encoded by the coding sequence ATGAATCACCTGAAAGCCATAATCAGTTTTTGCCTGGTATCCAGCTCCTTAATGTCTGTAGCGCAATACGATGCTTCTAAGGTGAATAAGAAGGCCATAGAGGCCTATACCAGGGGTTTGGAGAATGCGCAGGAGGATCGGTATAATGAAGCGATACAAGACCTGCAGGAGGCTATTCAGCGCGATCCTAAATACGTAGAGGCTTATTTATCGCTGGCAGGTGTTTATGGCCAAATGAAAAACCGCGAGCAAAGTGTAGCCACGTACGAAAAGGCCTTTACCATAGATTCTAATTATACATCCGACTTTCGCCTGCCCTACTCTATCAACCTGGCCGGCATGGGGCAGTTTGACAAGGCCCTGCAGACCATTGATGCTTTATTGGCCAAGTCTAACCTGAACCCCAATACGCGTAAAGCGGCAGAATACAGACGTAAAACTTACCAGTTTGCTTTAGACTATGCCAAACAACACCCGGCGGGCAACTATGTATTTGCGCCCCAAAACCTAGGTGATGAGATCAATACCAAGGAATCAGAATATTTCCCCAGCATACCTATTGAAAGCGATAAACTGGTTTTTACACGTCGTCTGAGAGGCATGAATGAAGACTTCTTTGGCAGCATGCGCCAAAACGGCAAATGGATAACAGCGCAGCCTTTACCCGGCAATATCAATACGCCGATGAATGAGGGCGCCCAAAATATTTCTCAAGACGGCACCATGCTGATCTTTACCGGCTGTAACCGGGAAGGTGGTGTAGGTGGCTGCGATATTTATATTTCCTACTTAACCCGCAATGGCTGGAGCGAAGCCATTAACCTAGGCAATAAAGTGAACTCAGAAGGCTGGGATTCCCAACCTTCCCTATCGCCAGACAAGCGAGATTTATATTTTGCCAGCAAACGCCCCGGTGGCTTGGGAGGAAGCGATATTTATGTAACGCATTTGCAGTCCAATGGCCGCTGGAGTGAGCCTGAAAATATGGGACCCGGTATTAATACCAGTGGTGATGAATTCAGTCCGTTTATACATGCTGATAATCAAACCTTGTATTTTACTTCCAATGGCTTGCCTGGCTATGGGGATGAGGACCTTTTTGTAACGCGTAGAGGTGCTGATGGCAAATGGGGCACTCCTCAAAACCTTGGTTACCCCATTAACACCATCAATGAGGAAGGAACCATATTCGTAGCCGCTGATAGCAAAACAGCTTATTACTCCAGCGACAGAAGTGATAGTCGCGGTGGGCTGGATATTTACAGTTTTGAGCTGCGTGACGATATACGTCCGTTTAAAACGCTGTGGATAAAAGGAAAGGTATTTGACAAAAACACCAATGCCGGCCTACCTTCTGCTGTAGAGCTAATAGACCTGGAAACCAAGCAAACGCTTTCCAAGGTACAAACTGATGAAACCGGTAATTACCTGATCACCTTACCTACCGGTAAAGACTATGCGTTTAACGTAAACCGCAGGGGTTATTTGTTTTACTCTGATAACTACTCCTTAAAAAATAAAACAGCCGATTCTACTTACGAAAAGAACATTCCGCTTCAACCCATAGAGGCAAATGCAAGCGTGGTATTGCGCAACATCTTCTTTGATTTCAATAAATATGAATTGAAGCCTGAGTCGCAAATTGAGCTGGATAAGGTAGTACAATTGCTACAGGATAATCCAACCGTTAAGATCCAGATAGAAGGCCATACCGATAATATTGGAAATGCGGCTGATAATTTAAAGCTTTCGGAGAACAGAGCTAAAGCAGCCATTGCCTACATCAGCAGTAAGGGCATTGACCCTAAACGCTTAGCATCAAAGGGCTTTGGAGCTACCAAACCTATTGCCGATAATAAAATAGAAGAAGGCCGTGCACAAAACCGCCGTACGGAGCTGAAAGTTGTTAGTCGGTAG